CGGCATGCCGGTGGTGCTGGCCCATCCCGGCTCTCCCGCCGCCCAGTCATTCTCCTCATTGGCATCGAGCCTGGCACACCGCTCGCGCGGCCTGTCCGGCCGTTCGCTCGGCCTCAGCCCGGTCTGAGCCCTCCGGACCACGACCGGCTTCGGTCGTGTTGCGATCGGTTCCGCCGCTGACCACCCCGGACCATGTTCGGTTCCGTCGCGGCGACTGGGGATCAGCACCCTTGCGGCGACTCGGGGTCGGCTCCGGCGCGGCGACTCAGGTCGCTTCGGTGTCGAAGGGCGCCGTGGCGGAGCGATCACGCAGAACGGCCTGCGATTGGAACCGTTCGATCGGTGACAGCACATTGGGGCGAACCTCGGCATCACCAGCGCCCTCACCGTCGGCGTCGTTCGCGCCGGTTGGCTGGTCATCTGCGGCAGACGACTGCTCCTGGCGCTTGGATTGGCGGATGGCCGAGTCCTCTTCGACGAGGGCCTCGCGCACGATCCGTCGTGGGTCGTACTGCCGTGGATCGAGCTTCTGCCAGTCGACGTCGTTGAATTCGTCCCCGAAGTCGCGACGCACGGTGTCCTTCGCCCCTTCGGCCATTCGACGCATCTGCCGCACGAGCTCGCGCAGCTTCTGTGCGTATTCGGGCAGGCGTTTGGGCCCGATGACGACCAGTGCCACTACCACCAGGATCAACATCTCGGTGCCGTTGATACCCAACATGGGATCAAGTCTACCGTGGACGGCAGTATGCTCGACTCACGGTCGACACAGGAACCGTCACCGAGCACAGACCGGCAGCTGGGCACGAAGGGGAGTTGGACAGATATGGACGAGATCACCGTCGAACGGGTGCTGCGCATCGTCGAGCTCGTGCCCGAGGCCCGAGTCGTCAGCTACGGCACCGTCGGGCTCGTGGCCTCCCGCTCACCACGCTTTGTCGGACGGGTGATGAAGGAGTTCGGTTCGAACGTCACCTGGTGGAGGGTCGTCAACGCCGCAGGGGTGCTCCCCGAGTCGCTGCTGCCCGCCGCACGCGAACGTTGGGACGATGAGGGCACGCCGCATTCGCACGAGAAGGCGCACAGATCCGCATTCGTCGACGTCGATGAGCTTCAGGCGCTGTGGCAAACCCGCGGAATCGACCCGGAGTGCCGTTAGACTTGAGACCACATGTCAGCCGAAAGCGAGGGTCGTTTGTCACGTGAGAATGCAGGTGATCTCACCTTCTCCGAGCAGTACAACGGGCCCGATCCGCTCTTGGATGCGGCGCGAGCGCTGTCGCATGAGAACGGCTTGGCCCCGGTGTCGCAGACGACCGCGGCGACGCTGACCCTCCTGGCTCGGGTGCTCAGCCCCGTCGCCGCGGTCGAAGTCGGCACCGGTGCCGGGACCGCGACGCTGGCGCTGCTGCGAGGAATGCCCACAGCGGGGATCCTGACTTCGATCGACACGAATTCCACGGCTCAGGCAGCTGCCCGTGACCTCATCGACATGGCCGGGATCCGTCACAGTCGCCTGCGTCTGATGAACGGACGCGCCGAGGACGTTCTCCAACGCCTGGCGCCGAGTGCCTATGACATGGTGTTCATCGATTCGGAGCCGACGAACCTCGAACGCATGATCGAACCGGCGCTGCGTCTGTTGGACACACACGGTCTGCTCGTCATCCATCAGACCCTGCTCAAGGGCGGCGTGGCCGATCCCGTCGATCGTTCCCCGCGGACGCAGGCCGCGCGCGGAATGCTCAACCGACTCGCCGGTCAGGACCGTCTCGAACGAGTCCTCCTGCCCATCGGCCAAGGTCTGTTGCTGCTGCAGAAGACTCAGCGCTGAGCCTTCTGCCGAAGCAGAAACAGCCCGTCTGCTGATGCAGAAACAGCAGAGACTCTGCGAAGTCTCTGCTGTCTGTTCAGCTGGCCTGTCTGTTCAGCTGGCCGTGCTCGTCCCACGTCCCAGGCCGTTCGTTCGGCGGCGAAGTTCGGCTGCGCTCAGAGGCCCAGCGTCTGTGCCAAGGTGTCGTGCAGGTCGGTGGCTTCGTCACTGCTGAGTTCGATCACGAGACGGCCTCCGCCCTCGACTGGAAGCCGCATCACCATGCCTCGACCTTCTTTGGTCACTTCCAGAGGTCCATCGCCGGTGCGGGGTTTCTGGGCTGCCATGTGGGCTCTTCCTTCCGTTGATTCTGCAAAGACGGTTCACGTTCGATGGACCGACAGTTGTACCTGCGATTATTCCACGATCCGGTCACCGACGGGTAACCCGACCGGAAACCGACGACTAGGGTGGCAGATCGGCCGGTGGTGTGAAGTGCCACAGGTAGGCGATCCACACGATCTGGAGCAGGATGAATGCGCACAGCAGCACCGCCCGGTATCCGCGCGACCGAACCAAGGACAAGGTCAGCGCCATCGGGAACAACGGCAGCAGCAGTCGCAGCGTCGACGTCTGCGGGGTGAAGAAGATCAGCAGGTAGATCCCGTAGGCCAGGCAGAAGTGCTGCAAGGTCCGCCCCATCCTGGCCCCTGCCGGGGAGAAGATGAGCGCGAGCATTCCGGCGATGACGAGCAGGAGGACCAGCGGCCCCAGCGGCCCGAGCAGACTGTTCGCCTGGGCCACCCACTGCACGACGTAGGTCGACTCGCCCGTGTGCCAGGCCGCCTCGGTGTCGGTGTACGCGGTGATCGATCCCGTCACCAGCCACGCATGGGCGGGGTGGACCAATGCCGCGGCGCACGACAGAACACCCAAGGTCCACGAACGGACCACCTCGGCGCCGGGATACGGATCATGCCTGCGGGAGAGGAACCGGTCGATGAGGTGAAGCAGCATGAAGAAGGCGAAGGCGACGCCGATGGGCCGCGACAGATCCATGAGGAACACGACGGGGATCGCCATCAGATAGCGACGCTCGACCAGAAGGAAGAGGGCCGTGGCCTGGAGCAGCAGCGTCAGGGACTCCGCGTACCCGGTGGAGAAGATCGCAGCCGGCGGGAAGAACATGACCAGCGCCAGTCCGGTCAGGGCCTGCCCCGGTTCCGTGTACTTGCGGAACAGCGCCAGGATGACGATGGCGGCCAGACCTGCCGCAACAGTCGATACGAGCGGCGAGATCACCTCATAGCTCAGCCCGGTCACACTCGACAGATTGCCCACGACGGCCGGATGCAGCGGGTAGAACGCCCACTGATTCTCCGTCACCGCCCCCGCCTCATCGACCGGGAGCATGCTCGGATATCCCTCTTCTGCGACGCGTCCGTACCAGCCTCCGTCCCAGAAGTTGAGGAAGTCGTTGAGGGTGGTGGTGACCGGGCTCGAGGACCAGTTGGCCGGGTCCTGGCGTTTGAGGACGGCGGCGAAGATGGAGATGCTCACGACCCGTGAGGCGAAGTACACGGCGATGGCCTGCACCCATACGGGCAGGGTGAGGAACAGCGCTGCCCAACGGGAGGCTCTGGAGGAGTTGAAGACTTCTGGGGCGAGGACGATTCCGGGGAGGTCGCGGGTTCTGCTCATCGCTGCCTGTGTGCGGCTTCCAACTCGTGGATGCGGGTGCGCAGGCGTGCGAGTGTCCCATCGACGTCGTCCATGCGATAGCCGCGCAGCGCCGGTCGGAAGGAGAGTCCGTCGAGGTCCTCGGCGGTGAAGTTCTCGGGCAGCGGGTCCCAGCCGGCTTCGGTCTCCTCGGCGGACTCGGCGGAGAAGACGTTGAAGGTCGCCGCCAGCACGATCACGAGCACGAAGATCGCCGCGGCGACTCCGATCACAATCCACAATGGCATAGCGTCATTTTCTCACAGTGGACCGGCCCGCTCAGCGCAGGCCGCGCACGGTGTGTTTGGGTGCTGCGTCACCGGTGATCGCCAGGGCCACGTCGATCGCGTCCGCGGTCGCCCTCACATCGTGGGTGCGGATCATCGCCGCGCCTTTCGCCACGGACAGCGCCGTGGCGGCGATCGTGCCGCTGAGCCGCTCGTCCGGTGCCACATCGCCGATGGCCTCTCCGACGAAGTCCTTCCGAGAGATGGCCAGCAGCACCCGGAAGCCGGTCTGGACGAAGGCTTCGAGTCCGCGCAGCAGCCGCAGCGACTGGTAGGAGTTCTTGCCGAAGTCGGGTGTCGGGTCGATGATGATCTTCTCGGCCGCGACACCGGCGTTCCGTGCGGCCTCTGCCAGTCCGATGACTCCTTCCAGGGTTCGGTCGACGACTTCTCCAGCGCTCAGGCCGTAGCGGTTGCGGTGGGCGTCGGTACGCGGGGGGAGACCCCCCGTGTGCGAGCAGACGATGCCCGCGTCGTGACCGGCAGCGACGCGGGCCAGTTCGGGGTCGACCCCGGCCCAGGTGTCGTTGAGCATGCCCGCACCGGCCGCGCACGCCGCCTCGGCGACCTCATGACGCCAGGTGTCGACGCTGATCAGCACGTCTGGATGACTGCGCGCGACGGCTTCGATGACGGGGCAGACACGGTCGATCTCCTCGGCGATGGAGATGTCCCGACCCCGTCCGGCCCGCACACCGCCGATGTCGACGATGTTCGCGCCCTCGTCGACCGCGGTCTCGACGGCGGCGATGGCCTGTTCTGCGGTCACCGCCGATTCGTAGAAGGAGTCCGTGGTCCGATTGACCACGGCCATGATCGCCGGGTTCCCGGGTCGGGCGTGTGCCAGTGTGAAACCGCCCAGGTCGGGCTGCGGCTGTGCTGCGTCCCTCACTTCAGCCCACCCTCCTCATCGGCGTCGACCGCGGTGCTGATGATGTCGACGACCTCGTCGATGTCATCGGTGAGGGTGAATAGACTCATATCCCGCTCGCTGATGGTGCCTTCGGCGAGCAGGGTCGTCGTCATCCAGTCGATGAGGCCCTGCCAGTAGGCGGTGCCGAAGAGGATGATCGGGAAGGATGTGACCTTGCCGGTCTGGACCATCGTGAGGGCTTCGAAGAACTCGTCGAGGGTGCCCAGACCGCCGGGCATGACCACGAAGCCGCGCGAGTATTTGAGGAACATCGTCTTGCGCACGAAGAAGTAGCGGAAGTTCACGCCGAGTTCGACATGGTCGTTGAGACCGGATTCGAAGGGCAGCTCGATGCCGAGCCCGATCGACACTCCCCCGGCCTCACCGGCACCCAGGTTGCCGGCTTCCATGATGCCCGGACCGCCGCCGGTGATGATCGCATTGCCGGCATCGACGAGGCGCCGCGAGATCTCACAGGCATCCCGGTATCCCTGAGTGTGGGCGCCCAGTCGAGCGGAGCCGAACATCGCCACTGCCGGGCCGATCGTCGCCAGCGAATCGAAGCCTTCGATGAATTCGGCTTGGATCCGCAGCACGCGCCACGGGTCCTGATGAACCCAGTCGGAGGTTCCCCGGGAGTCCAGCAGACGCTGGTCGGTGGTCGTCGACGGCACCTGTGACCCGCGCAGGCGCAGGGGTCCCTTGCTGTAGAAGTCCGTCTCAGCACTCTGATCATCGTGGGGCATGCTTCTCACTGCCCCTCGAGGTAGCTGTGCAGTGCCGAAGTGGCCCATTCGACTTCGGTGACCCGGACATGCTCGTCCGACTTGTGGGCGTAGAGGGGGTTGCCCGGACCGAAGTTCACGGCAGGGACCCCCAGGGCGCTGAATCGGGAGACATCGGTCCAACCCAACTTCGGCGCCGGCGAAAGTCCGAGTGTGTCGATGAAGTCCTGGGCGATGGCTCGGTCCAGACCGGGTCTGGCCCCTTCTGCGGCATCGGTGACGACGACGTCGAAGCCGGAGAAGAATTCCCGGAGGAACCCTTCTGCCTCGGCGGCGGATCTGGTCGGGGCGAAGCGGTAGTTCACGGCCACGGTGCATGCGTCGGGTACGACATTGCCGGCGACCCCGCCGGTGATCGACACGGCCGACAGCGACTCCCGGTAGTCGAGGCCGTCGACGCTCACGGTGCCGGTTTCGTGCTCGGCCAGACGGCGGAGCACCTCGGCGGCGGAATGGATCGCGTTGACTCCCATGAACGCCCGTGCCGAGTGGGCGCGGACCCCGGTCGTCGAGACGTCGACGCGGATGGTGCCGTTGCATCCGCCCTCGACGGAGGCATTCGATGGTTCGCCGAGGATGGCGAAGTCGCCGCTGAGCCAGTCGGGATGGCTGCAGGCGACGCGGCCGAGGCCGTTGAGTGAGGCGTCGACCTCCTCGTGGTCGTAGAAGACCCAGGTGACGTCGCGGTTGGGTTCGCGCACGGCCGCCGCGGTGACCAGCGCCATCGCGACCCCTGCCTTCATATCGCAGGCTCCCCGGCCCCAGATGACCTGCTCGTCCGTGTAGTCGTCACCGGTGAGGTGTGTGCGTCGAGGCGGAAGATTGTCCTCGACCGGGACTGTGTCCAGGTGGCCGGCGACGACGATGCGTTCGGCATGCCCCAGCTGGGTACGGGCCACGATCGTGTCTGCGTCCCTGAGGATCTCGAGGTCGGGGCCGGGCCCGCCGCTGATCCGGTCCAGCACCTCGGCGACGGCGTCGGTGATCGTTCTCTCATTGCCCGAAACCGACTCGATCGCGCAGAGACGGCCCGTGAGCTCGGCCGTGTCGTCGAGGGCCTCGAACAGGTAATCGGCGAGGTCACCCGTGGGGGTGAATTCGGAATCGGTCTCAGCAGATGGATCGGCAGTCATACCGCTTAGCCTAGTACTGCCGCCACCGACTAGTCTTGGTGGCATGACAGAACGCATAGTTTCCGCACGTGGCTTGGCCACCGTCCACACCGACACGGTCCTCGCCGTCTGGTATCCGACCCTGAGCACAGGCGAGACCCATGATGCCGCAGAGGCGGCCGCCACCTCGCTGGCCCACAAAGACGGCCTCGATGCCCTCGTCGGCCCCGACGAGGCGCGAGGCACAAATGCCCAGGTCGTGACCACGACGATCGACCTCGACGCCGGTCCCGCCTCGGCGGCCGATGCCTACCTGCGTCTGCACGCGCTCTCCCACCGTGTGGTCGCCCCCAACGACGTCAACCTCGACGGAATCTTCGGTCACCTCGCCAACATCGTGTGGACCTCGGCCGGCGCCTGCTCCCCCGAGGACTTCGAAGCGACCCGGGCACGGCTGCTGGCCTCCGGCTCGGTCGCCGTCTACGGCCTCGACAAATTCCCTCGCATGACCGACTTCGTCATCCCCGCCGGTGTGCGCATCGCCGACGCGGACCGGGTCCGCCTCGGCGCCCACCTCGCCGCGGGCACGACCGTCATGCACGAAGGATTCGTCAACTTCAACGCCGGCACACTCGGATCGGCGATGATCGAGGGACGCATCTCCCAGGGCGTCGTCGTCGGCGACGGCTCCGACATCGGCGGAGGTGCCTCGATCATGGGCACCCTCTCCGGCGGCGGAACGCACCGCATCTCGATCGGCAACGGCAGCCTGCTGGGCGCGAATTCGGGAGTGGGCATCTCCATCGGCGACGACTGCATCGTCGAGGCCGGTCTCTACATCACCGCCGGCACCCGCATCAGCGTCCCCGGCGAGGAAGAGACTGTCGTCAAGGCCTCCGAACTCAGCGGACAGAACAACATCCTGTTCCGCCGCAACTCGGTCACCGGCGCCGTCGAGGCGATCTCACGCTCGTCCAAGGGCATCGAGCTCAACCCCGATCTGCACTGAGCGTCGGGCGGCACTCAACGTCGGTTGGCGCTGAGCTGCAGCCGGTACTGAGCTGCGGCCGGTACTGAGTCCCGGGCGGCACTGGACGTCAGGCGGCACTGGACGTCAGGCGGCGCTGAGTGTCCGCACTGAGTGACGATCGGCTGAGTGGCGGTCGACTGAGCTTGCCATCAAATGCCACAAGAGGGCGCGTCCCCGAAAGAGGACGCGCCCTCGTTGTGTCGCAGCGTCTGAACGCCCCGGATGGCCCGCTTGAGAGTGGGAATGGTCAGCGGGTGCGAGATGGTCTGCTGGAACCCGCGGTCCGGGCTGAGATGAAAATACGTCCTACACTCAGCACTGCTTCATCCCGTTGCAGAACGGTGATTAGCAGCTGCGTGTAGGGCGTATTTTGTAAGTATAGGACGTATCGCCGACGGTGCGAGTTGCGGCCAACGGTGCCGGTTACGGCCCGGCTGTGCGAGTTGCGGCCAACGGTGCCGGTCGCGACCCAGCGGTGCCGGCCACGGCTCGGCTGCGCGAGTTGCAGTCAGCGGAGCGAGTTACGACCCGGCTATCCGATCAGCGGTTGTCGATGTCCGTGTAGTCGCGCGAGTGTGCGCCCGTGTAGATCTGGCGCGGACGGCCGATCCTCGTCTCCGGGTCGTTGATCATCTCGCGCCACTGGGCGATCCAACCGGGCAGGCGTCCGACCGAGAAGAGCACCGTGAACATGTTCGTGGGGAATCCGAGGGCCTTGTAGATCAGACCCGTGTAGAAGTCCACGTTCGGGTAGAGCTTGCGCTCGACGAAGTAGTCGTCCGCCAGAGCGATCTCCTCGAGCTTCTGAGCGACCTCGAGCAGCGGGTCGCCGCCGGAGCGGGCCAGGACCTCGTCGGCGGTCTTTTTGATGATCTTCGCTCGAGGGTCGTAGTTCTTGTACACGCGGTGGCCGAAGCCCATGAGACGGACGCCGTCCTCTTTGTTCTTCACGCGCTCCATGAACTTCTCCGGTCCGTCGTCGGAGGCGGAGATTCCCTGCAGCATCTCGAGGACGGCGGAGTTCGCACCGCCGTGCAGCGGTCCGGCCAGGGCGTTGACGCCGGCGGAGATCGACTGGAAGAGATTGGCCTGCGATGAGCCGACGAGGCGGACCGTCGAAGTCGAGCAGTTCTGTTCGTGATCTGCGTGGAGGATGAAGAGCTGGTCCATGGCCCTGACCGCCAACGGGTCCGGCTCGTACTCCTCTGCGGGAACGCCGAAGTTCACTCGCAGGAAGTTCTCGACCAGGCTCAGGGAGTTGTCGGGGTGGATGACGGGCAGTCCCATGTTCTTGCGATGGGCCAGAGCAGCGATCGTCGGCATCTTCGCAAGCAGACGGAACGTCGAGGTGTCGACCTGACCTTCGTCAAAGACATCGAGGTCATCTTGGTAGAAAGTCGACAAAGCGGCGACCGCGGCTGCCACCATGGGCATCGGATGCGCATCGTAGGGGAACGCCCGGAAGAAGCGCCGCAGGTCCTCATGGACGATGGTGTGTCCGCGCAGTCGGGCGTCGAATGCGTCGTACTGCTCCTGGGTCGGCAATTCACCGTGGATGAGGAGGTAGCTGACTTCGACGAAGTTGGAATGTTCGGCGAGCTGCTCGATGGGGTACCCGCGATACTGCAGGACGCCCGCGTCGCCGTCGATGTAGGTGATCGCCGAGGAGCTCGATGCCGTATTGGCGAATCCCGGGTCGTAGGTCACGGCGCCGGTCTCATTCAGCAGAGAGCCGATGCGATATCCGTTGTTGCCCGCGGACGAAGGCACCTCGGGCAGTGACAGCTCCGTGTCCGCGATCCGCAGACTCGCATCCGATGGCATATGTTCTCCTCAGCCTTTACCCACCCCAAGAACTTCCTGAGGCGTCTTGCACAATTCCCTCAAAGACTACCGATAACTCACAGATTCAGAAAATCACAGCAGCCTGCACATACTGCACGGTAATGTGTCCGAACCGCCTGCTCTGAGTGCTCAGACGGCCGCGTCGTGGAGCCGTTCCGCTGCCGCTGCGATGCGCCCGTCGTCGGCGGTGAGTGCAATGCGAATGTGGTCGGTGGCCGCCTCACCATAGAACTCGCCGGGACCAGCGATGATGCCCAGCTCGGCCAGCTGCGACAGCGACTGCCAGCAGTTGACGTCCGCGCTCGACCACAGATAGAGTCCCGCGCTCGAGTGGTCGATGCGGAATCCGTAGGCTTCGAGTCCTTCACGCAGCAGTTCCCTACGGGAGCGGTAGCGTTCCTTCTGCTCGAATATGTGGGCAGTGTCACGCAGTCCGGCGATCATCGCAGCTTGAATCGGGAACGGAACGATCATGCCCGCATGCTTGCGCGAACGTGTGAGGTCGCCGATGAGCTGCCTGTCGCCGGTGACGAACGCCGCGCGATAGCCGGCGAGGTTCGACTGCTTCGACATCGAATACACGCTGAGCACACCACTGTGGTCTCCGCCGGTGGCGTTGAGGATGCTCGGCGCCGGGGCATCGGAGGCCCAGTTGAGCAGGCCGTAGCATTCGTCGGAGGCGAGAACGACTCCCTCCGCCCTGGTGCGACGAACGACCTCGGCGAGGGTGTCGGTGTCGAGGACCTCGCCCGTGGGGTTGCCGGGGGTGTTGATCCACAGCAGACCGATCCCATCGAGGGAAGCTCCGGCGGCGACGTCGGCGGCGTCGATGCGTCGGCACTCGACGCCGGCGATCGTGGCACCCATCTCGTAGGTCGGGTAGGCCGCAGACGGGCAGGCCACGGCAAGCTCGGCCCGGCGCAGGCCGAGCAGGGTGGGCAGCCACGCGACCATTTCCTTCGACCCGATCGTGGGCAGCACCTCGGCGGACGGATCGAGGACGACCCCGTGCCAGCTCCGGTACCACCAGGCGATCGCCTCTCGCAGCTCATCTGTGCCTGCAGTCGACGGGTAGCCGTGGGCGTCGCCGGCGGCTGCCAGCGCAGACCGGATCACCTGTGGCGTGGGGTCGACCGGGGTGCCGATGGACAGGTCACAGACTCCGTCGGGGTGCTCCGCGGCCCGGTTCCGAACTTCGGTGAGCCGGTCCCAGGGGTAGTCGGGCAGGTTGAGGCCGAGGCGAACAGACATGGATCAGTCGTGCTGCTGCGGAGGCAGGGCGGCGATGATCGGGTGGTCACGGCCGGTGTTACCCAGCTTTGCGGCACCGCCGGGCGAGCCGAGCTCATCGAAGAACTCGACGTTCGCCTTGTAGTACTCCTCCCACTCCTCGGGAGTGTCGTCCTCGTAGAAGATCGCCTCGACCGGACAGACGGGCTCGCAGGCGCCGCAGTCGACGCATTCGTCCGGGTGGATGTAGAGGCTCCGCTCGCCCTCGTAGATGCAGTCGACCGGACATTCGTCGATGCAGGCCTTGTCCTTCAGATCGACGCAAGGCTGGGCAATGATGTACGTCACGAGTTCGACTCCTATTAAGACTCAACGAGATTGCACGTATCTACCCTAAGACTACGCCTTATGCCGTCGCGGGGTCCCACCCGCTGGAGGTGATCCCGGACTCAGGATGGTGTCCTCGCTCACACCTTCCGCGGGAGTGCTGCTGCCTGGATTAGGGTGGAGGCTGAAGGACCCGAGATGTTTCAGCGGAAGGCCACAAGTGAACGATCTGCAGCCCGGCAAGAGAGTGGTCGTACGATATTCGCTCGCACCCGGTGACACGCACTCGACTTCGGACGCCCTCGGCGTCGTCAACAGCGCCGACGAGTCCTTGGTGGAGATCGGCACCAAACGCGGACCGATACGCATCCCTCGCGACCAGATCATGCTCGTCCACGAGGTCCCTCCGGCGCCGACCAGATCGGGTCGGACACACGAAATCGTCTCCGCGCTCGATCTGCGCAGGATCTCGGCCGCTGCCTGGCTGCCCGAGGACATCTCCTGGCTGCATGTGGAGAATCTGCGCAACGAGAGCGCCGATAGTGATGAGGATCTGAGTCTGCTGCAGAAGGGCTGGCTGTTGCGCAGCTCCGAGACCGTGCACAGACGCGCCAACAGCTGCCTGCCCGTCACCGAGACCGGGATGGACTGGGAGCAGAGCCTCGACGCGGTCGAAGCCTGGTATGCGGCCAGACAGAAGCCCAGCCGCGTCCAGATCTACTCGACGGATGATTCCAGCTCGCTGGCCCCCGCGTGTGAAGGGCTCGCTCCGCTGCTCTCGGCCCGCGGCTACACTCCGTCCCAGCCGGTCCTCCTCCTGGCCGGCTCCACCGCCGAGGCGGCCGCTGGGGCCCAGCACCCCGGTGATGTGGCTGCGCCTGGCCTGTCGATCGACGTGAGCGAGCACCCGAGCGACGTGCACTACGCAGCGTGGACAAGTGAGCGGGACCCGGGTTCACTGGAGGCTTTCCGTGGGCTCATCGAAGCTTCGGACCCGTGTGAGTTCGTCACGGCCTATGCCGACCATCCCGACGGGAGCAGGTCCATGGTGGCCGGCTGCCGTGTCGTCGAACGCAGCAAGTGGGGTGTGGTGACGAATCTCGTCACCCATCCGGATCTGCGTCGCCGAGGAGCCGGGCGGTCCGTGGCACGGGCAGCGGCGGTGCTCCTGTCGCGCCGAGGAGTGCGTTCCTACCTCGTCGACATCGACGCCGCCAATGAGGCCTCGCTCAATCTCTTCACATCTCTCGGCGCCACCGTCCGGCATCGCTCCTGGTACGCGACTCGAGGATAGACGGTATGTGCCTCGAGTCCGAGACGCCCCAGTCCTCGCACTCGCCCCAGACCTCGCACTCGACCTAGTCCTCGCATTCGACCTCGTTCACGGGGCGATAGACGGTGACGAAGGAGTCCTTCGAGGCGGCGCCCGATTCGATGTCCTCCATCGTCCGGGTGATCTTGATTGACCACCCCTTCTTGGGCGACTGCGGTGAGCACTCGGACCCCGATTCGGTGATCGAGCCCGGCGAGCTGTAGTCGTACCGGCCGGAGGAATGAGAGTCCACCTTGAGCTTCTTGACCCCGAACACCTTCGCATGGACCTCTCCCCCGGAGAGATACATGTCGAGCACGACCGGAGTCTTCGAGGTGTTCGTGAACTTCATGTCGATCGACGACCAGTCGAGTGTCGCTTCACGCCCTTCCGGGTATCGGGAGATGTAGCGCGAGTGGGCTTGGTGCTCGTCGAGGTCGAATCCGGCGAAGAAGGCCGCGTTGAACAGGGTCGTCGACACCTGTGACACTCCCCCGCCGTAGTCCTCCTTCATCTGTCCGTCGGAGATGACTCCGGCGGGTTTGTACCCGTTGGCCGCTGTCCGCTGCCCGATGGTCTCGTTGAGGGAGAACTGCTCCCCCGGCTGGATGACGGTTCCGGAGACCTTCTTCGCCGCGACCTTGAGGTTGGTGTCGCGGTTGGGCTGT
The Brevibacterium marinum genome window above contains:
- the dapC gene encoding succinyldiaminopimelate transaminase, producing MSVRLGLNLPDYPWDRLTEVRNRAAEHPDGVCDLSIGTPVDPTPQVIRSALAAAGDAHGYPSTAGTDELREAIAWWYRSWHGVVLDPSAEVLPTIGSKEMVAWLPTLLGLRRAELAVACPSAAYPTYEMGATIAGVECRRIDAADVAAGASLDGIGLLWINTPGNPTGEVLDTDTLAEVVRRTRAEGVVLASDECYGLLNWASDAPAPSILNATGGDHSGVLSVYSMSKQSNLAGYRAAFVTGDRQLIGDLTRSRKHAGMIVPFPIQAAMIAGLRDTAHIFEQKERYRSRRELLREGLEAYGFRIDHSSAGLYLWSSADVNCWQSLSQLAELGIIAGPGEFYGEAATDHIRIALTADDGRIAAAAERLHDAAV
- a CDS encoding GNAT family N-acetyltransferase; protein product: MNDLQPGKRVVVRYSLAPGDTHSTSDALGVVNSADESLVEIGTKRGPIRIPRDQIMLVHEVPPAPTRSGRTHEIVSALDLRRISAAAWLPEDISWLHVENLRNESADSDEDLSLLQKGWLLRSSETVHRRANSCLPVTETGMDWEQSLDAVEAWYAARQKPSRVQIYSTDDSSSLAPACEGLAPLLSARGYTPSQPVLLLAGSTAEAAAGAQHPGDVAAPGLSIDVSEHPSDVHYAAWTSERDPGSLEAFRGLIEASDPCEFVTAYADHPDGSRSMVAGCRVVERSKWGVVTNLVTHPDLRRRGAGRSVARAAAVLLSRRGVRSYLVDIDAANEASLNLFTSLGATVRHRSWYATRG
- the fdxA gene encoding ferredoxin, whose translation is MTYIIAQPCVDLKDKACIDECPVDCIYEGERSLYIHPDECVDCGACEPVCPVEAIFYEDDTPEEWEEYYKANVEFFDELGSPGGAAKLGNTGRDHPIIAALPPQQHD